The following proteins are co-located in the Cupriavidus pauculus genome:
- a CDS encoding rod shape-determining protein — translation MFGFLRSYFSNDLAIDLGTANTLIYMRDKGIVLDEPSVVAIRQEGGPNAKKTITAVGKEAKQMLGKVPGNIEAIRPMKDGVIADFTVTEQMLKQFIKMVHDTKLLRPSPRIIICVPCGSTQVERRAIRESALGAGASQVYLIEEPMSAAIGAGLPVSEPSGSMVVDIGGGTTEVGIISLGGMVYKGSVRVGGDKFDEAIVNYIRRNYGMLIGEQTAEAIKKEIGSAFPGSEVREMEVKGRNLSEGIPRAFTVSSNEILEALTDPLNQIVSAVKIALEQTPPELGADIAERGMMLTGGGALLRDLDRLLAEETGLPVLVAEDPLTCVVRGSGMALERMDKLGSIFSYE, via the coding sequence ATGTTCGGATTTCTCCGCAGCTATTTCTCCAACGACCTGGCCATCGACCTGGGCACCGCCAACACCCTGATCTACATGCGCGACAAGGGCATCGTCCTGGACGAGCCGTCGGTCGTGGCCATCCGTCAGGAAGGCGGCCCCAACGCCAAGAAGACCATCACCGCCGTCGGCAAGGAAGCCAAGCAGATGCTGGGCAAGGTGCCGGGCAACATCGAGGCCATCCGGCCGATGAAGGACGGCGTGATCGCCGACTTCACGGTGACCGAGCAGATGCTCAAGCAGTTCATCAAGATGGTGCACGACACCAAGCTGCTGCGCCCGAGCCCGCGCATCATCATCTGCGTGCCGTGCGGGTCGACCCAGGTGGAGCGCCGTGCCATCCGCGAATCGGCGCTGGGCGCCGGCGCCAGCCAGGTGTACCTGATCGAGGAGCCGATGTCGGCCGCGATCGGCGCCGGGCTGCCGGTCTCGGAGCCGTCGGGCTCGATGGTGGTGGACATCGGCGGCGGCACCACCGAGGTGGGCATCATCTCGCTTGGCGGCATGGTCTACAAGGGTTCGGTGCGCGTGGGCGGCGACAAGTTCGACGAGGCCATCGTCAACTACATCCGCCGCAACTACGGCATGCTGATCGGCGAGCAGACCGCCGAGGCGATCAAGAAGGAAATCGGCTCCGCGTTCCCGGGTTCGGAAGTGCGCGAAATGGAAGTGAAGGGCCGCAACCTGTCCGAAGGCATTCCGCGCGCCTTCACCGTGTCGTCCAACGAAATCCTTGAGGCGCTGACCGATCCGCTGAACCAGATCGTGTCGGCCGTGAAGATCGCGCTGGAACAGACCCCGCCCGAACTGGGCGCCGACATTGCCGAGCGCGGCATGATGCTGACCGGCGGCGGCGCGCTGCTGCGCGACCTGGACCGCCTGCTGGCCGAGGAAACCGGCCTGCCGGTGCTGGTGGCCGAAGACCCGCTGACCTGCGTGGTGCGCGGCTCGGGCATGGCCCTGGAGCGCATGGACAAGCTCGGCAGCATCTTCTCCTACGAGTAA
- the gatC gene encoding Asp-tRNA(Asn)/Glu-tRNA(Gln) amidotransferase subunit GatC: MALELSDVKRIAHLARIETSDAEAEQTLAQLNNFFSLVEQMQAVDTTGIEPLAHPLSAVRDIAQRLRDDAVTESDRRDDYQRPAPATEGGLYLVPKVIE; the protein is encoded by the coding sequence ATGGCTCTCGAACTCTCCGACGTCAAGCGCATCGCGCATCTGGCCCGCATCGAAACCAGCGATGCCGAGGCCGAGCAGACGCTTGCCCAGCTCAACAACTTCTTCTCCCTGGTGGAACAGATGCAGGCGGTGGACACCACCGGCATCGAACCGCTGGCCCACCCGCTGTCGGCCGTGCGCGACATCGCCCAGCGCCTGCGCGACGACGCCGTGACCGAGTCCGACCGCCGCGACGACTACCAGCGCCCCGCGCCCGCCACCGAAGGCGGCCTGTACCTGGTGCCGAAGGTCATCGAGTGA
- the gatA gene encoding Asp-tRNA(Asn)/Glu-tRNA(Gln) amidotransferase subunit GatA, translating to MTFSADQQTSLRQIADALAARTISAEELARDYLARIDAARDLNAFVDVDAGRTLAQARAADERRANGQAGPLTGVPIAHKDVFVTRGWKSTAGSKMLAGYESPFDATVVERLAAAGMVTLGKTNMDEFAMGSSNENAWQGPVRNPWDTSRVPGGSSGGSAAAVAAGLAPAATGTDTGGSIRQPASFSGITGIKPTYGRVSRYGMIAFASSLDQGGPMAHTAEDCALLLNAMAGFDPKDSTSLSPEQGGVDEDFTRLLGQPRAGASASQPLAGLRIGLPREYFGKGLSADVEQAVRAALAQYEKLGATLVDVSLPKTELSIPVYYIIAPAEASSNLSRFDGVRYGHRAAEYRDLLDMYKKSRAEGFGPEVKRRIMVGTYVLSHGYYDAYYLQAQKIRRIIADDFQRAFAECDVIMGPVAPSVAWKLGEKTADPVQMYLADIFTLSTSLAGLPGMSVPAGFGDGNMPVGLQIIGNYFDEARLLQVAHAFQQATDWHLRRPA from the coding sequence ATGACCTTTTCCGCCGACCAACAGACCTCCCTGCGCCAGATCGCCGACGCGCTGGCCGCCCGCACCATTTCCGCCGAGGAACTCGCGCGCGACTACCTGGCCCGCATCGACGCGGCCCGTGACCTGAACGCCTTTGTCGACGTCGACGCCGGGCGCACGCTGGCCCAGGCCCGTGCCGCCGACGAGCGGCGCGCCAACGGCCAGGCCGGCCCGCTGACCGGCGTGCCGATCGCCCACAAGGACGTCTTCGTGACGCGCGGCTGGAAGTCCACCGCCGGCTCGAAGATGCTGGCCGGCTACGAGAGCCCGTTCGACGCCACCGTGGTCGAGCGCCTGGCCGCCGCCGGCATGGTCACGCTGGGCAAGACCAACATGGACGAATTCGCGATGGGGTCGTCCAACGAGAACGCCTGGCAGGGGCCGGTGCGCAACCCGTGGGACACCAGCCGCGTGCCGGGCGGGTCGTCGGGCGGGTCCGCCGCCGCCGTGGCCGCGGGCCTGGCCCCGGCCGCCACGGGCACCGACACTGGCGGCTCGATCCGCCAGCCGGCGTCGTTCTCGGGCATCACCGGCATCAAGCCGACGTACGGCCGCGTGTCGCGCTACGGCATGATCGCGTTCGCGTCGTCGCTGGACCAGGGCGGCCCGATGGCCCACACGGCCGAGGACTGCGCGCTGCTGCTCAACGCGATGGCCGGTTTCGACCCGAAGGATTCCACGAGCCTGTCGCCCGAGCAGGGCGGCGTGGACGAGGACTTCACCCGCCTGCTGGGCCAGCCGCGCGCCGGCGCCAGCGCGTCGCAGCCGCTGGCCGGCCTGCGCATCGGCCTGCCGCGCGAGTACTTCGGCAAGGGGCTGTCGGCCGACGTCGAACAGGCCGTGCGCGCCGCGCTGGCCCAGTACGAGAAGCTGGGTGCCACGCTGGTCGACGTCTCGCTGCCCAAGACCGAGCTGTCGATCCCGGTGTACTACATCATCGCGCCGGCCGAGGCGTCGTCGAACCTGTCGCGCTTCGACGGGGTGCGCTACGGCCACCGCGCCGCCGAGTACCGCGACCTGCTGGACATGTACAAGAAGAGCCGCGCCGAGGGCTTCGGCCCCGAGGTCAAGCGCCGCATCATGGTGGGCACCTACGTGCTGTCGCACGGCTACTACGACGCCTACTACCTGCAGGCGCAGAAGATCCGCCGCATCATCGCCGACGACTTCCAGCGCGCGTTTGCCGAGTGCGACGTGATCATGGGCCCGGTGGCGCCCAGCGTGGCCTGGAAGCTGGGCGAGAAGACCGCCGACCCGGTGCAGATGTACCTGGCCGACATCTTCACGCTGTCCACCAGCCTGGCCGGCCTGCCCGGCATGAGCGTGCCGGCCGGCTTTGGCGACGGCAACATGCCCGTCGGCCTGCAGATCATCGGCAACTACTTTGACGAAGCGCGCCTGCTGCAGGTGGCCCATGCCTTCCAGCAGGCCACCGACTGGCACCTGCGCCGTCCGGCCTGA
- a CDS encoding dienelactone hydrolase family protein, which yields MALPQPASARPPTVPTVVGRWLRGTLAAGAIAIALMPSAPAQPTVALAPMAPAAPLPALSAPASTPLAMPATATEPATARVRLPAEPGMPALTAYWFMPREGSVARSQPLPVVVALHGCGGLVDMKVAARRAGTIEEVIDPAGGLQTRYRDYAHWLTERGYAVLMPDSFSPRGKAQGICTEALDNRAIDEKTRRADTLAALRWVARQPGIDTRRIVLLGWSNGAQAVLATIDASRPWPEGTPTVDRAVAFYPGCKRAVQQHDFRLRTPLLLMIGGADDWTPATRCAMLQNAVQSRQPKARFRLEIYPGAYHGFDGTSELHVRRDVAARQGSGVTVGGDAVARVAALAQLDSWLASPDP from the coding sequence ATGGCGCTGCCCCAGCCCGCCTCTGCCCGGCCACCGACGGTTCCCACCGTGGTGGGCCGCTGGCTGCGCGGCACGCTGGCGGCCGGCGCCATCGCCATCGCGCTGATGCCATCGGCGCCGGCCCAGCCAACCGTGGCGCTGGCGCCGATGGCGCCCGCCGCGCCGCTGCCGGCCCTGTCGGCACCGGCCAGCACGCCGCTCGCGATGCCTGCCACGGCCACCGAACCCGCCACCGCGCGCGTGCGCCTGCCCGCCGAGCCCGGCATGCCGGCGCTGACCGCGTACTGGTTCATGCCGCGCGAGGGCTCGGTCGCCCGCAGCCAGCCGCTGCCCGTGGTGGTGGCGCTGCACGGCTGCGGCGGGCTGGTCGACATGAAGGTGGCGGCCCGGCGCGCCGGCACCATCGAGGAAGTCATCGACCCGGCCGGGGGGCTGCAGACCCGCTACCGCGACTATGCGCACTGGCTGACCGAGCGCGGCTACGCGGTGCTGATGCCCGACAGCTTCAGCCCGCGCGGCAAGGCGCAGGGCATCTGCACCGAGGCGCTGGACAACCGCGCCATCGACGAGAAGACCCGCCGCGCCGACACGCTGGCCGCGCTGCGCTGGGTGGCCAGGCAGCCCGGCATCGACACGCGGCGCATCGTGCTGCTGGGCTGGTCCAACGGCGCGCAGGCCGTGCTGGCGACGATCGACGCCAGCCGCCCGTGGCCCGAAGGCACGCCCACCGTGGACCGCGCCGTGGCGTTCTACCCCGGCTGCAAGCGCGCCGTGCAGCAGCACGACTTCCGGCTGCGCACGCCGCTGCTGCTGATGATTGGCGGCGCCGACGACTGGACGCCCGCCACGCGCTGCGCGATGCTGCAGAATGCAGTGCAGAGCCGGCAGCCCAAGGCCCGTTTCCGCCTGGAGATCTATCCCGGCGCGTACCACGGCTTCGACGGCACCAGCGAACTCCACGTGCGGCGCGACGTTGCCGCGCGCCAGGGGTCCGGTGTCACGGTCGGCGGCGACGCCGTGGCGCGCGTGGCCGCGCTGGCGCAACTCGATTCATGGCTGGCGAGCCCGGACCCCTGA